Proteins encoded in a region of the Zea mays cultivar B73 chromosome 2, Zm-B73-REFERENCE-NAM-5.0, whole genome shotgun sequence genome:
- the LOC103647628 gene encoding serine/threonine protein phosphatase 2A 57 kDa regulatory subunit B' alpha isoform: MGAAAAEVVAPRPPSAKRKSTTLKFLFELEKPDGGLLPGTAKLPPPSPEPEADSLIDKIASCNRAFTFVDAAEREEERDAKRDRLVEVLGAVRSSGGKRQPLDHRVMVALVEMVGANLFRAMPPPAYPALPPDGADEEAPAVALAPSWPHLQVVYDILLSVVAASDARTLRNHVDRAFLSALLALFASEDPRERDRLKTVYHQLYSKLTCERAFMRRSMAAAFLRLAYEAPAAERHCGAAELLEICGSIVNGFAVPLKEEHRMFLARVLLPLHRTRWAHTYHRQLAYCVLQFVRKEPGLADAVVTDILRHWPVTNCQKEVLLIEELEEIVELLEPVQFQRLAVPICSRIARCVSSYSSQVAERALYVWNNERFLELATASPDVAERILPAFVASVESNLERHWSKCVQQVTASVKSLLEQVAPDLYARCAADLATRRSEAEAAAAVRDARWRRLEAAAAAAAK; this comes from the exons ATGGGCGCTGCCGCGGCAGAGGTCGTGGCACCGAGGCCGCCGTCGGCCAAGAGGAAGTCGACCACGCTCAAGTTCCTGTTCGAGCTCGAGAAGCCGGACGGTGGCCTGCTCCCCGGCACGGCCAagctgccgccgccgtcgccggagCCCGAGGCGGACAGCCTGATCGACAAGATCGCGTCGTGCAACCGCGCGTTCACGTTCGTCGACGCGGCGGAGCGCGAGGAGGAGCGGGACGCGAAGCGGGACCGGCTCGTGGAGGTGCTGGGCGCCGTGCGGTCGAGCGGGGGCAAGCGGCAGCCGCTGGACCACCGCGTGATGGTGGCGCTGGTGGAGATGGTCGGCGCCAACCTGTTCCGCGCAATGCCGCCGCCGGCGTACCCGGCGCTGCCCCCCGACGGCGCCGACGAGGAGGCGCCGGCGGTGGCTCTGGCCCCGTCGTGGCCGCACCTGCAGGTGGTCTACGACATCCTCCTCTCCGTGGTGGCCGCGTCGGACGCCAGGACGCTGCGCAACCACGTGGACCGCGCCTTCCTCTCCGCCCTCCTGGCGCTGTTCGCCTCCGAGGACCCCCGCGAGCGCGACCGGCTCAAGACCGTGTACCACCAGCTCTACTCCAAGCTCACCTGCGAGCGCGCCTTCATGCGGCGCTCCATGGCCGCCGCGTTCCTGCGGCTCGCCTACGAGGCGCCCGCCGCCGAGCGCCACTGCGGCGCCGCCGAGCTTCTGGAGATCTGCGGCAGCATCGTCAACGGCTTCGCCGTTCCGCTCAAGGAGGAGCACCGTATGTTCCTGGCGCGcgtgctgctgccgctgcaccgCACGCGCTGGGCGCACACGTACCACCGCCAGCTCGCCTACTGCGTGCTCCAGTTCGTGCGCAAGGAGCCGGGGCTCGCCGACGCGGTGGTCACGGACATCCTGCGCCACTGGCCCGTCACCAACTGCCAGAAGGAGGTGCTCCTCATTGAGGAGCTCGAGGAGATTGTCGAGCTGCTCGAGCCGGTGCAGTTCCAGAGGCTCGCCGTGCCCATCTGCTCCCGGATCGCCCGCTGTGTCAGTAGCTACAGCTCTCAG GTGGCGGAGAGGGCGCTGTACGTGTGGAACAACGAGCGCTTCCTGGAGCTGGCGACGGCGTCGCCGGACGTGGCGGAGAGGATCCTGCCGGCGTTCGTGGCCAGCGTGGAGAGCAACCTGGAGCGGCACTGGAGCAAGTGCGTGCAGCAGGTGACGGCCAGCGTGAAGTCCCTGCTGGAGCAGGTCGCGCCCGACCTGTACGCGCGGTGCGCCGCCGACCTCGCCACGcggcggtccgaggccgaggccgccgccgccgtgcgcgACGCCCGGTGGCGTAGGCTCGAggcggcggccgccgccgccgccaaatAG